The sequence caaacaaacacaaacaaacaaacacaaacataaaccaatgcaaacaaacatgcacaaacagacaaacacaaacaaacaaacaataaacacacaaacaaacagacaaacacacccaaTGAACGCTATACCTAACAAACGTTGAAAGGCAGAGCACGAGCATCTGGCCTTGCCAAATTGCATAAAAACTCGCTCAGCTTCTTGCCTCTGCTCACCAGTGACGAGATGAGGAGGCGCCTGcgcaacaacaaatacaaccaTCTATTAGTACATCACGAAATCACACACCGACCATCATAATCTGAGCAGCATGTTCAAGCTGAACAATCAAATCGCCCTCCATACCACCACACCAATTAATATCCGGGTATTTTGGTCACAATCATATCCCGGATAAATGGCTCGTGCTCTGACCCAAACATGGCAATCTAATAGTATATGTAgttatgtgttttgtttgtgtgtatactcTGTATGTACTTGCACCAGATTTCTGTGTGCgccaacaataataacaataacaatatcCCGGACATTCGGCACGTGTTGGAGTCCTACCTCGTTGACATCCCGGATAATCGGCACGTGTTTCGGCGCGAACAATGGCGGCTTCAAATGTGGCTCAAGAAGCGGTCGCTACGTACGTTGGACAGAAGGTTGCGTGTGTGAAATGGAGGCCGACGCCTTTGGGAAGTCTAGAGGAGCCCACACAATTTGCGTTTGGCAGCTGGGATGACGATGTGAGACGCTGCTTTCATTCTCGTTCATGGGTTGAGTTTTCTGCATCGTTTGTGAGTTTTCTATTGATGTTAGAGGAATAAGGTGTGCGTGTGGAGGACTGGAGTGCGTGGAGACGGTGGGTTTTGGGGTGAGCGGTCGAATGTTGTGCGTGAGCCGCAGATTGAAGCTGAAGTTGAACATGATGGAAATGTGACTGATATCGAGGTCAGTGAGAGTTAGTCAGTCGCTTGTCgtcatgttgtgtgtgtctctaCTTTGGCATGATCATGCAGTGATGTTCTGTGCTGTTGACTTTAATTAAGGTAATAAAACTGATTTTGtttatgaattaattaagaaggaGGCAGAccttattaattaaggcaattaaaaaatttgattttttaGTTGAGAGTTGTCGATGGTGTAGCTGCAAAGCACATGCAAATGCACACGTTTTAGTCATGATTGCAGCTGATCTATTGTTGAAGCTGGTTGAGTTACAATGACTcacatggacagacggatgggTAGACAGACTTTGTAGATACAATCATTTGGAACATTTAATAGTCAACGATGGTTGTCAGTGAGAAATCGGATTTAACTTGTGTTGCTTttgtttaataaattttaatttttttatgtaACCATCTGTATATTAAGAGATGAAATGTAATCAGTCATGTGACTATTTTTttattctgtgtgtgttgtgtctcaTAGTTTATGGATGCAGAGAGATTAGTTGTTGCATCATCAACGGGTTCTGTCTGTATTATGAGACATAGAACAACATCTCACGTACTACTGTATTGCCTATCTTTTGTCTTTGATTTGCTGaagttgtttgtattgtagacaATAGATGTTACTCATCCTTGGGAGAGACCACATTTCCATTCACGTAGAGACTCGTTAGCATCTTGTACCGCCGTATCAGTCAATCCACCGGATGTAGCAACCGTAGGAGAAGACGGCAAAATAAATGTTCTTAGGTTGGAGAGGAGGGACCCACTACTAACACTAGGCAAGAAATATTTTATGGTCACTTGaaattattttgtaattttctttttctttctagaAGCCGATAGTTTGACAATGACTTGTATTACTTGTGTACGGCAATCAGAGCTGCTAACAGGAAGTGTTGGAGGACAGCTAAAGCTATGGGACATACGACAGCCAACAAACCATCCAGCAAAGATCTTTTTACTGTAAGACTTTATTATGTAATGAAAGACACTACGTTAGTTATGGTGTGGAGCAGCTGCTTGAATGAACTAACATACTAAGACTAATGGTGTACACTAGTTTTAGTATTACCATGGAGGTTGACATACTGAAGTCAGATGGCCAACCAAATCACGGATTACTGCTCTGCCTTGATACTAAGGAGTAAGCATCACGTAAACATCTGTGGACATGCAAGAAGTTTGTAAATGCTTAAAGCCATTCTCAGTAGGGTTAGAATCACCTGGTCATATTTGTGTGGTGAAAAGTCTCAGATAAGCAAGAGAGCATATTTGAGTTTCTTGTCTTTACTGTTTATTACAGATATGTAGGGCTCATCCATGAGCATGCAGAGAGTAGTTTGGGTGGAGGAGAGAATCACAGTGGTTCAAACACTTTTGTCAGGAAAATATAATAAACTGTACATTTTGGTAAGACCTGCTGCAGCTAATCTTGCTATTGTATACATACAGCATTTAATCCAGTTGAGGGTGGAATACTATGGCATTTGCACACGTAGAGACAACATGCCAATCTATTTCTATGCTACAGAATGTCAACTGATATCTGGGGTGCTGGACAGCACAGCTCCACACCACCCAATCTTTACTGTAACGAGTTAATAATGTAATATGACCAAACTCTCTCATTACTTTACTCTAATACGAGTTACAGACTTACGTCTGTTGTTCTCATTTGTATCTAGGTTCATTTATAAAAcaagttgtattgtgttttctCAGAGTTGGTGAACCAGTAGCATTACATTGTTTGGATCAACATCCAAATCAACATCATCTTCTTGCAACGGGCAGCGAAGATGGAGTACTCAGCGTTTGGGACACACGGCAAGAATGCTCGCCTGTAGGGCAACGAGAGGCCCACACCTCAAGCAGTAAGTAGTCATGTTGATATGAatgaatcacgtgactgtagtCTCTCTACTTTAGTTTGGACAGTCAAATTCCACCCCACCTGCCCTGATAATCTCTTCACTAGTTCCGAAGACGGTTCTGTATGGCACTGGGATGCAACCACCCGGTCAACAACTATGATTATGGGAACTCCAGGTGATCACATAGGCATCGGAATAACAGCAGGAAGTGGGACATCGTATAGTCCCTGGATGCTAGACGATTCGACTAGAGCTGAAATACTTGCTACTAACCTCATACCGTGGCATAGACTGCCAGTGCACTCACTTGACATACAAATGAGACACCTTGTGTGTGGGACAGACAGTGAGGCTATAATTCTAATGAACGACCTTTCTATACGATAAGTAATTATAATAGATTTACATCACTATTGCTATTATTAACTGCCATTGTATTTATGATTATAGATTTAACGGAGTTAAGATTCGTCCACATTATCTAGATCACTCCTATAGTTTGTATAACATCGAAACTCGTTTCCTAAATTGTTTGAATGCTTTGGTACGAATCTGCACGTTTTCACTCCCAGCAGCTTCGAACACAATTCTTCCATTACTAATCCTGTAATAATTCATTACAATCAATCACGTGCTCATCAAATCAATCAAACATTGAGGCAGATCTTTCTCACCGGTACAAACAAGAATCTTGTCTTTCGCTAagtgtttgattgttttgctGGTTTTAACAAGACACTCTTCAGACATGAATGGAGGGTCTGCAATGACTAAGTCATATGAGTACGGTGGATATGATATCGAGGTTGGCAGGTTGAAAGGATCGTTGTAGTCATAAAATATGAACTCATTATGGACATCAAAACGTCTGTCGTATTCTAGTAAAGTGCACGAGCATTGAACAGGAAACGTCGATTTAAGTTTGAGGAATAAAGTGGGACATGAAATGCAAGCCACTCGACCACCACCACTTGCTCGGACCGCCTCCTCTGCTAGTACTGCTGCTGTTGAATCATCGTACCAAAATTGACTGAGTTGCTTCACACCAGGTAGATATCACAATTCCACTATGTGAATATTACATACAAAGTGTGAGTGCTAATACCCAGTTTTCCATCAAACGCCCCTTGTGGGGTCCCTCTTGTGTTTCTCTCTCCGCAATCGCTTGCTCGGTAAAGAACTCCGATAGAGCTGCTAAAGTGTCAGTAGAAAGCCTCGGCTCACCGTCGTCATCGCTGTCCGCCATTTGGCCAAATTTGCAAGTTCCACTGCAAGTGAAGCGAGGCTAATGACATGCGCAGAGTCGTAGAGACTAGACTCTGGACACGCGCAGAGTCTACGGAAGCGAGTTCGAAAGTATGAGGCTCGTGTTTGAACGAGCGGTGGGAGAATGTGGCTCCCAGCCTTTTCTGGAAGACTTTCCGGCCTCACAGCCGTTCAGCTCTTGCGACAGTAGCAGCCTCGAGCTGTAGAAGCGGTATTATGGTattagagagacagagagCGGTACCGCAGGTAGTACAGTACGATACGCACAGTACGGTATGTACGGTACCGCAGGTGGTAAGTATACGGTATGGTACCTAACCGGTGTGGCTGGCGTGAAAGGCGATATCGATTTCAGTCGCATAATTCAATCGCAAGCAACAGAGATCTCTACAGTCCCATCCAAGCGACTCTGGGACTCTATCAGCTTGCGAGGTCAAGCTCGTTTACTAATATACGTAGATGCAACAGCTGCGGCATGCGCAGGGCCACAAGAACACCGAGCATCACAAAATTGTTCCAGCTCGAGAGAACAACGCGATACCTTGAAGACCAGGTTGCGAATGCCTCCACTACCAGACGTGACGTCTTTTTATTCGCAATTTGCCGATGACACAAAGTGACAACGCACACAAACCCACGTCGACGTTTCAATCTCCTCCCCCTGGGCCTGTTGCCTCGTTTGGGCCAATCCGTATGCGTAGTTGTTCTGTGGCCGGTCAAGATCGAGAAAAGCCAACAGTCTAACAATAACGTTTCAATACTCAACCAGTTCTTGACACCAGACTCACATAAATATCTCTTGTGTTTATCAACAAGAATCTGCAGCACCAGCAGACCAGCTGCAGAGCCCCATGTACACATGATGTGCTATACCGTCCAGATTCACAGCCCTATCAACCTGCATTTAAGATCTAAACAAAATGTCAATGGCTAACTGCTACGATAAAGCAGGAATAATGAGCTCTGCTGTCTCGTCTGTACTCCGGTTGTAAACTCTAACAGATAGGCCACATTGCCTAAACATCagacaacacaataacacaattGCAATTCCAAATTTCAAACCGATAAGCAATCAAACCGAGTCAGCTCACTGAGAAGCTCAATTGTCAAATCTTCACTCTTTCTATGGTCAGAATTGGGTTGAAGCTATAAGAAATGAGAATTACTGACGACTATGCATGACAATGTGCCCTGGACAGCTAGAGAAATGTTAGACAGTCTGATTACTGAGTGAGTAAGCTACAATCAATCTCACCTCTACATTGACTGCTAAAGTCAATACTTTCACACTAGACTTGCAATACAAATAATGATGAcaaaatatttgttgtttgtttgtctgttcataaCTCTGTGTTCTATTGAATCCGTCTTTTAGCCTGATGTTCATCCATTAGCTCACCTACTAATAAGCTTTTCTATTGCCTgatcactgtctgtctgcctgcctatctAACCATAAGTTTGACAATCTCATCTGCTCCATGCATGACTGTTAATCGTATCTGTTATCACCTTTATTTCTCCAATGAGACGTTCATCAACTAGTTTTTCACAGCTCTCACTTTCATACAGCAAAATTGCAGTTGGTTCACCCTGTACGCAATCGCAACAAGATCAGATCAGAATAAACACAAGCACCAAAATCTCACGACAACagaaaatattaataacaaacCCTGACTTGTGATGATAAGTCCAACGTAATTTTAGAAGTGACAGGCAACAGCGACTGTTTGGAAACAATTGGAATAACAGGAGATGCACCATCTGTACCAGCAACCTGAAAGTTAAAGCAAATGTTTAGTAGCCTCTAGGGTCCTTAAGTTAAAGACAAAAACTTACTACAGCAACAAAAGAGTGAGCCGCACAGTCTAATTGAGTGGTAGAGTCAACAGACATGTCAGTAAGTTGATCATGAAGTAGAATGCCAACCTACAAAAGTATGAAATGCTACACAGGCCAGAATTTGTTCACCGCATATTTTGAAGTTCATTAGATATGAATCAGGAAAAAACAGCAACATGTTCCAAACATCTTGAAGTTTTATTGGTTGTAATACAACATGTAGTGTCCAGAAAAGTCTTAGCAGTTACAGACTAAAGCTGTCCCAGCAATTCCACTACTTGTCTTACAATCAGAAAGTCAGAGTACAGACAagagtaaaataaaataaacaaataatcattttaaaattaaaaacacaattggacaaacacagagacaaacggacagacagataagcagacagacagacaaacaacaaattaggaaaacatacatacacacatatttgctgtatttcttTCTAAATTTTATAAACATTTGGGTCATTTCTAATTCCATCTTAAAATCATTCAATTACACAATGCACACTTGCATGTCATCagtattacaatacaataattgtTACTAGTAACCTCAGTAGCTGCTCCTTGTGCTACAACCTCTTCAGGGTTAATGCTTTCAAGAATCTCTGCATTTAAAAACATTTGTTTCAGAATTTGCTTGATGCGGGGCATGCGTGTTGCTCCTCCACTGAGAACAATCTGCAACAGGCAGAAATTAGGACAAGAGATCGAGTTTAGTAATAAAAATGTGATATTACATAAGTAATAGAGGATTTTTCTATTTCAGCTGTCTTCATGACATCATCTATTGGCTGTGTGCATTTGATAAACTCAGCAGCACAGAGGTCTTCAAATCGTGCTCTACAACACACAGATGGTTGTCTTTCCATTTCCAATTTCATCACTGTCTGTCCTTCATctctctggtctgtctgtccatcacatatatttgaacttttatctatgatacattttgcaatgcagggtactatgtactgtccaactactagtagtgttcatcaactaaactaagctaaaattgaaacttgtgtaataaaacaaaatgagtACTACACctaaaaactacagtgtacaagcaaagcctccagtaccagctagtggctgaagtactgggtggcaaagaggtcacatctgtgttgtcttcagacatcgaagatagctttttagaaatgactctagcattgcacttctggagctgaatagaaaagcgtttggaccagaagtcgataaactccgCAGCGTTCAGTCGTCCCACTTtgtctgatgacttctttgctaatttgcacaggagtttccagccatcgatcccccaagctcctaaatgctccattaccagtggggttacagtggcaattatgtcacctggtaattgctgtttgctgtatttctgtttctttctgtctgctctcctctctgcagcgacaccactaacaccagcagatgatggaaagatgtcactactccatgggtgggcgagGGAGATATCAAGGTCAACATTGTTTCCAATGTCTGAGTCAAAAAATAcgatgtctggtctgttgtctgtggttgtaTAACGACTCCTCGGCTCCCTGCAGTGGTGGACATGCAACCCACGgaaacaatcagaccagacgGACGAAATCGATTCGTGAGGCCATACCAGCCCGCCACCAGTCTTACAGGTCAGCAAATGGTATCCACTGTCATCTATAAGAGCTCCACAATTGCATGTCGTTGTCCAGCTGGAGAAGGCTATGGGCAAACCCAAACAAAGGAAGGACGTCAAGCAAAAATCGCAAGAATTGAGTGCGAACACTTCCGATGTAGGGATAGCATTAAGCCAAGCCCCAGCGCCCTTACCTGTTGTTGAGCGTAGGAGGACTGCATCTCTGGCAGTGGGGGCATTTTCGAGTAGATACTGAGCATTAGAAGGAGCAGTGACAGAAGACAGCTTTTGTTGAACTTTCCCAGTACATGGCAGGTAGTCGGAGATATTTTTTCTGAAGGGACAGACCTTGCTATGACCTCACTGATTGAAGTGGTTGAAGAGCTTAAGAGACTGTCGATCGATAATAGGTCGTAAAACAGGGAATCGGAATGGCAGCTCTGTAAAAGCGTTGgcccaggatgcaacaaaAGCTGGTTGTCTCATTGACAGCATAGGAATCATCCCAAAACCGCCCATTCTGATGGATAAAGAAGCCTGATGCCAAATCCTGTCATCAACCATGTCATAGCCTAAGAGGTGAGAGAAGGTTTCTTTTGTCCTAGAGTCATGGATTGTAGAAGCATGAACTAGCAAATCAGGATGGACTGTCCGGGCCAAATGGTTAAGGTTGGGGACGTAACAGCATCGTAATAGCAGCATTGCACTCTGAACATCATCCAATTTGGTAAGCTGATCGCACAGTGAGAGCTTTGACTGGGCTATGGTGGCACAAGAGATGTAACGAATGATATCGAACCAATCGGAGAACCAAGGAAGAGTGCACCCTCACAAGACACAGGAATTTCTTCACACCCTTCAACAGCAGTCGAGGACGATTGAGAGAATATCTCGCACTTTTGTCTGCTATGACCAGATTGATGGTTGAGAAGGTCTCCTTCAAGTCATGAAACGCAGTCAAAACAGATTTCGCCCCACCCAGCAAAAATACGTCATCCAGGTAGGCCAGTACGCGTACTTGAGAGTGGGATTTCTGAATCTTAGTTAAGACTGAATGAATGGCCGTAGCAAAAAGAACAGGACCCAGAGGGTCTCCTTGATGAACTCCCTCCTCAGATGGAATTACTACGGTAGAGGAACCCTGCATGAAGACAAGGGAGCTgggtttgccatacatttgaaTCACATGGTTGTACAAGTCAGGAAAGGTAAGAGAAACTTGTTCCATGATCTGGTCTCTGCTGACAGAATTGAACGCGTTCTTAACATCTGACTTCAAAACTATCCAATTGGGATTAGATTCCAAAGTGAGACTTATATGATGCGCTATCAACTCTGTACCACATTTCGTAGACACACCATGCTGAATGGAACAGAAAACCTCAGTAAACTCTTCCTTTTTTGTGAACAAATAGTCCTGGCTGTAAGTCGGCGAATAGATTCCCCGATGGCAATGGGTCTCACATCACCATTTGGCTTGGCCAGAGCAATCAGTCTTGAAGAAGAAAAGAGGGTGGCAGCCACATCGAGCAATATTCCCTTAGCAAATGCCGAACAGGCAGAGAAAGACCATCTGCAGTATCCTCATTTTCCAGTAGGATTTTAAAATGCTCAAAACGCCAACCACTAGGACCAGCACCAGATCCATGTGGAGCTTGCCTAATCAAATCGAAAAGTAACAACCTAGACAAGGTGATCAACTCACAACTAACATTGGGTGGAGGGGGGAGAGCTGAAGATCTGGGAGGGTGTTTGAAGATCAACTTCCTCGCCGTATCCTCAGTGGACGGAGCCAGACCGTTACTGGTTAGAATTCTAGACGCACGTGATAACTCTCCGCATCTTACTAGCCTCAGAGCAGCCGCTTTTCTTGCATTATCCCCAGTAGTGGGTGACTTCCTGGGTAGAGAGGCTCGCAGGCAAATAAGGTCTGACCAATTTCAGCTGAGAAACTGGTGGTAAGCAGCCTTCACATCACGTAAACCATGTTTTCCTCCCCTCGCCAGAGGAGAGAGGAGCATGCGAGGCAGTAGAAACAGGAGTTTCCATGCTAACTCATCAGAGGGATCATCACAAATCTTTCCAAGTGCTACGACACAGCAATCTTGGAAACATGCTTTGACAGTAGGATGGATAGTTTGGACAACTCTGGGAGGTGCAGCTTTCAGAATGTCTTCTACTGTAAGATCCCGAATGTAATTCCACGCAGTAGTTTCCGTGTCCAGATTTATATTCTGAGAAAGTGCGGAGTCCAGGAACGTCGTTGATGAAACGAGTGTGGGTTGAGTACCAGGGGAAGAAGCTTGAGAAGAGACGTTAGCTTCCACATTCCCGCAGTGAGGTGTGAAAGAAACACCCTCCCTCTGTTCTTGACTAGACCGTTGATGCCGAGATCTGCACTGAGACGAATGTTGATCCAGTTTCAAAAATCAGTTCGCGCAGAAAGAACATTGATGAAGACGCAAGCGAGCAATGAAATCAGCCGGAAGGAGATTGGgatatctgtccgtctgtctgtccgtctgtctgtctatctgtgtctgtctgtctgtctgtctgcctgtccgtctgtctgtctgtccatccattcgtctgtctgtctgttgatcaaCAATTTCCATCCCTTCACACATCTATCCATTGAAATCTCGCCTGTTTGTCTGGCAGCTCATTGACCAGCTGTCAGACACTCTCTCCACCTTCAAAAAAAAAAATTGTACCTAGAAATTGTTGATTGAAAATCCATCCCTTCATGCAGCATGTCCACAGCTATAGCTGCTTGATTCAATGTTGAAAGGATCTTTTTCGTATTTTCAACAACAGCTTGCAACTTTCGAATTCCTTGACCTCCAGCTTCCAACTCAACCCTTGCAGACCTGAAGACAAACATCACTCAAGCAAAACTTATAAAATTGCTTGCAAATTCATCAGTGCAACTGACATTGTACCTTTGAAATTCCTGTCGAAAATAATCAGTTAAAGCAGCATCAAACAACTGACCACCAAGGTCAGTGATATGTTGAGAAGTCAGCACTTTGTACAGTCCATTGATGTATTCTAATATAGTGAGATCAAGTGAGCTCCCTCCGAGATGGTAAACAAGAACATAGcagctacacaaacaaaagcagTGAGCAGTGCAGTAAATACATAAAAACCATGCATCACAAGCATTGGGATTGCAGCAACACATCATAATTGGTGTCTTTCAATTGTCATTCTgaccaatctgtctgtctgtctgtctgtctgtctgtctgtctgtctgtcaaaggtattataTTCTTCAAATAATTGAACATTACAACGACGACAAGCTAACAAACATATACTAGGActtaaaacaaataaaactaGAAACAATCACAGTTCCAAATATAACACtactgcaaacaacaagaacaaaactgtctgtctgtctgtctgtctgtctaactgagCTGGTCGTGAGGGCTACCACCTtttgacatgtaaatatggaggcAAACCTGTGTGGACGCATAACTCCATAGTGTCTGCATGGAGTGATTGCCTAAGTGATTTACTCATTCTCCACCAAGTAGAACCGAGACAGCGATTTGTAGACAACGAAAACCAGACTGACATCACGCTCTATGACACTAACACTGGGGGAGCAACGACATCATTAAAGGTGCAGCCAGAGAAGGTGGTCATGCAGCAGCTAAATGAGAagcagcaaagtcaaaaaatACTCAGAGGAATTGCTAGCAGATGGATCTAAGCCTATAGTTGTTCCactcgtctttgaacacttcggcGGATGGGGCTTAAAGGCGGAAGAGCTGTTGAATGAGCTGGGGAAGGAGGCAAGAGACTTTGATGGAAGAAGGGTTGCAGCagagtttaaaaccttctggCGAAAGAGAATTTCTATTACccttcaaaaatgcaacagcagagtgatttaGTGGAAGCTGTTAAGGCTTTCTGTGCACACATTAGGAGATGACAATGTTTTGGAATAGATAGagagagacattcagtgttgtacacattagcaatagtcttgTACTATAGGTAAAGCATTTCGTTttaacagtaactgttgtagtagtgaagattgttgacaataagaACTtgatgctgtctgtctgtctgtctgtctgtctgtctgtctgtctgtctgtccgtcaatacatatattttttgaacattgaactattatacatcaactgcaaatcaTAAAGTAAAGTCCAACTacacagcaattacaagcttctaaagtcttcaaactacagctgtctgtctgtctgtctctctgtctctctgtctgtctatctctctgtctgtctctctgtctgtctgtctctgtctgtcaatacatatattttcaaacattgaactattatacaccatctaagcaaagcaacgaAATACTtgtactacccaagccaatagagcttggttctacctacaactatttatgtttatgtggctgtctcttgcaACAATCTTCTCTATTttactgtcaatcactctagcatttgatcgttgtagacacacaaaaaacacagaCCTCCAGTacgtcttgaaggttgatgcatttggctttccgtcttcgtctcttctgtctgtctgtctgtcagtcttgtcttgtcttgtcttgtcttgtctgtctgtctgtctgtctgtctgtctgtctgtctgtcttgtcttgtcttgtcttgaCTGTCTgcctccctgtctgtctgtcggtctgtctgtctgaccaaCTGCCTTTCCTTCCTGATAATCTTTATCAGTCTATCTCTGTACTATACTGCCTGTCAGtctcacaacacacaacaatcagTAAACTATTACATAACACAACCATAGCACCTGACAAAACATTGGCTATCGCTGTTTGCTCCATCACTTTGGCCAACACCTACATGTATAACCCAAACATCCATCAACACAAATCATCAGCTACCAACAGAACAACACACTGAGCAAACCATAAGCCAGTACTGCTGCACTAGGTTCACTAATTACTCTCAAAACAGCAAATCCAGCAGACTCAGCAACTGACCTAGAAAATCAAGAAAGTGTGAGAAATCTATCTGACATGCAGTGCAATGTTGCTGACAAAAATATTTCACTAAGTACGTGATAGCAAATACTCATCTTCAGACATGATGTAACTGACTAACCGAATTTCTTGTCTCTGTTCACATGTAAAGTAACTTGGTGCTGCAACAACAGCTGCTATTGAACTGTCAGCACTGCAACCACCGCTTACTGCCGTTTCTACAAGACAATTAGGCATATAacttagtgtgtgtgtgtgtgtgtgtgtgtgtgtgtgtgtgtgtgtgtgtgtgtgtgtgtgtgtcagggtTGTGTTATGTCTCCTGTATTATTTAATCTCGTCATGGACAAGATTGTATGCAAAGcactaaacaaagctaaagCTGGCAgagtagaaattgaatacaggaaagagggaagtctctacatgaactacagagtcaaagctcaaggaactagtgtcattaaagctgctatgtatgctgatgatttagCTTTAATTGGGAAGGCCTCGGGTgaactacaaaagttagtagacagtctacatgagtcctgctgtaaatggggaatgaaaatcagcatcaagaaaacaaaagttttgagcattgGTTGCGAGCAGGCACGTATTCTTCTTGAcggttctgttcttgaaaacattacagagtttacttacttggggagtatcatgagccaagatggtggatgcattgctgaaattgatgctcgtataagcaaagcaagtaaactttttggttcctggaagaaaagggtatttaccaacagacacttttcaatctccacaaagatAAAAGTTTTtcgtgctttggtgagacctgttttgctgtatggatgtgagacttggtccgttacacaaccaaacttgcaacacttaaatacattccacatgcggtgcattcgatcgattcttggtgtctcaagatggaataaaatcaagaattcagacaatttagaacgagcgtgtgaagaccctattgctatgacaatacagagaCAACGATTGCAATGACT is a genomic window of Corticium candelabrum chromosome 11, ooCorCand1.1, whole genome shotgun sequence containing:
- the LOC134186591 gene encoding nucleoporin Nup43-like; this encodes MAASNVAQEAVATYVGQKVACVKWRPTPLGSLEEPTQFAFGSWDDDRNKVCVWRTGVRGDGGFWGERSNVVREPQIEAEVEHDGNVTDIEFMDAERLVVASSTGSVCIMRHRTTSHTIDVTHPWERPHFHSRRDSLASCTAVSVNPPDVATVGEDGKINVLRLERRDPLLTLEADSLTMTCITCVRQSELLTGSVGGQLKLWDIRQPTNHPAKIFLLVGEPVALHCLDQHPNQHHLLATGSEDGVLSVWDTRQECSPVGQREAHTSSIWTVKFHPTCPDNLFTSSEDGSVWHWDATTRSTTMIMGTPGDHIGIGITAGSGTSYSPWMLDDSTRAEILATNLIPWHRLPVHSLDIQMRHLVCGTDSEAIILMNDLSIR
- the LOC134186592 gene encoding EEF1A lysine methyltransferase 1-like; this encodes MADSDDDGEPRLSTDTLAALSEFFTEQAIAERETQEGPHKGRLMENWQLSQFWYDDSTAAVLAEEAVRASGGGRVACISCPTLFLKLKSTFPVQCSCTLLEYDRRFDVHNEFIFYDYNDPFNLPTSISYPPYSYDLVIADPPFMSEECLVKTSKTIKHLAKDKILVCTGLVMEELCSKLLGVKTCRFVPKHSNNLGNEFRCYTNYRSDLDNVDES